One region of Agrobacterium tumefaciens genomic DNA includes:
- the motA gene encoding flagellar motor stator protein MotA — MNIVIGLIITFGCIIGGYMAMGGHLDVLVQPFELLIIGGAGLGGFIMANPMKVVKDSGKALGEAFKHSVPKERNYLDVLGVLYSLMRDLRTKSRNEIEAHIDNPEESSIFQSAPSVLKNKELTSFICDYVRLIIIGNARSHEIEALMDEEIETILHDKLKPYHAITTMGDSFPAIGIVAAVLGVIKAMGKINESPEVLGGLIGAALVGTMLGIILSYSICNPLASQVKIVRTKQHRLYIIVKQTLIAYMNGSVPQVALEYGRKTISNYERPSIDAVEQEMMNPGGENKAA, encoded by the coding sequence ATGAATATTGTAATTGGACTTATAATCACCTTCGGCTGCATCATCGGCGGCTACATGGCGATGGGCGGCCATCTGGACGTGCTGGTTCAGCCGTTCGAATTGTTGATTATCGGCGGTGCCGGCCTCGGCGGCTTCATCATGGCGAACCCGATGAAGGTCGTGAAGGATTCGGGCAAGGCGCTCGGCGAGGCCTTCAAGCACTCGGTCCCGAAGGAGCGCAACTATCTCGACGTACTCGGCGTACTTTATTCGCTGATGCGCGACCTGCGCACGAAATCGCGCAACGAGATCGAGGCGCATATCGACAATCCGGAAGAATCCTCGATCTTCCAGAGTGCACCCTCGGTGCTGAAGAACAAGGAGCTGACGTCGTTCATCTGCGACTACGTCCGCCTCATCATCATCGGCAACGCGCGCAGCCACGAAATCGAAGCACTGATGGACGAGGAAATCGAGACCATCCTGCACGACAAGCTGAAACCTTACCACGCGATCACCACCATGGGCGATTCCTTCCCCGCCATCGGTATCGTCGCGGCGGTTCTCGGCGTCATCAAGGCCATGGGCAAGATCAACGAATCACCGGAAGTGCTGGGCGGCCTCATCGGCGCCGCACTGGTGGGCACCATGCTCGGCATCATCCTGTCCTATTCGATCTGCAACCCGCTCGCTTCGCAGGTCAAGATCGTCCGCACCAAGCAGCACCGCCTCTACATCATCGTCAAGCAGACGCTGATCGCCTACATGAACGGCTCGGTGCCGCAGGTCGCGCTTGAATACGGGCGCAAGACCATCTCCAACTACGAGCGGCCGTCCATCGACGCCGTCGAACAGGAGATGATGAACCCCGGCGGCGAAAACAAGGCGGCATGA
- a CDS encoding DUF1217 domain-containing protein: MTSTYTSYRLISQDIGKSLERVSKQPDVARETEYYRSKIGSVKSVDDFMADTRLYNYALKANGLEDMAYAKAFIRKVLTEGTADKNAFANKLSDSRYSDLAKSLDFASLGAAATATEAAQSGIISKYTRQTLEQEAGGDNNGVRLALYFERKAPTIKSGLDFLADDALAQVFRTAYNLPDEIAAGSVEKQAALIEKSINIKDLQNPEKVGKLLERFTIMWEMQNPSTTYDPLAVFGSSSGYGISPDLLISINSLKLGGK, encoded by the coding sequence GTGACTTCCACCTACACCAGCTACAGACTGATCAGTCAGGACATCGGCAAATCGCTTGAGCGTGTGTCGAAGCAACCCGACGTGGCGCGCGAAACCGAATATTACCGGTCGAAGATCGGCAGCGTGAAATCCGTCGACGACTTCATGGCCGATACCCGTCTTTACAATTATGCGCTGAAAGCTAACGGCCTCGAGGACATGGCCTATGCGAAAGCCTTCATCCGCAAGGTGCTGACCGAAGGCACGGCCGACAAGAACGCCTTCGCCAACAAGCTTTCCGACAGCCGCTATTCGGACCTTGCGAAATCGCTCGACTTTGCAAGTCTCGGTGCAGCTGCAACTGCGACCGAAGCGGCCCAGTCCGGCATCATCAGCAAATACACCCGCCAGACGCTGGAGCAGGAGGCGGGCGGCGACAATAACGGTGTCCGGCTTGCTCTTTACTTCGAGCGCAAGGCACCAACGATCAAATCGGGTCTCGATTTTCTAGCCGACGACGCGCTCGCGCAGGTGTTCCGCACCGCCTACAACCTGCCTGACGAAATTGCGGCAGGAAGCGTCGAAAAACAGGCCGCGCTCATCGAAAAATCCATCAATATCAAGGATCTGCAAAATCCTGAAAAGGTCGGCAAGCTGCTCGAGCGTTTCACCATCATGTGGGAGATGCAAAATCCCTCCACGACCTATGATCCTCTGGCCGTTTTCGGCTCCTCCAGCGGCTACGGCATTTCCCCGGACCTGCTGATCTCCATCAACTCCCTGAAACTCGGAGGCAAATGA